The following are from one region of the Littorina saxatilis isolate snail1 linkage group LG4, US_GU_Lsax_2.0, whole genome shotgun sequence genome:
- the LOC138965435 gene encoding N-acylglucosamine 2-epimerase-like, whose translation MADPEHRLGEFLEKIRADLDRSVRFWQTHSHDVQCGGFFICLGEDGHVYDETKYTWLEARQVWMYARLYNEVDRFKTAEMLEAAENGGKFVLAHMKRQDTGKCYLSLTRQGLPLKTQRTIFSECFYLMAMSELHRATGDAQYREEAVAMMSRILCWVREDDSGLGREKLAGNTPVSSLAVPMMLLCLIDQLTTMDPALAANYDETEQWCLEEVNKHVQRNGTVVLENVTPDGKELPGSAGRLMTPGHAIEAGWFLLQIAKTKGDKTLQTLAIDTFITTSFSRGWDPEFGGLFYFVDVDGESPVQLEWDMKLWWGHNETMIAMLMAYTETGDTKLLANFATVFDYSYSHFVDTAHGDWYGYLNRRGEITHKFKGGPWKGFFHLPRCLMMCEKMLEDLIKRKQ comes from the exons ATGGCGGATCCTGAGCATCGTCTTGGAGAATTTCTGGAGAAGATTCGAGCGGATCTGGACAGAAGTGTTCGTTTCTGGCAGACACACTCCCACGACGTACAGTGTGG tgGGTTCTTCATCTGCCTGGGAGAGGACGGTCATGTGTACGATGAAACCAAGTACACCTGGCTTGAGGCCAGACAG GTATGGATGTATGCACGATTGTACAACGAAGTGGATCGCTTCAAGACGGCAGAAATGTTGGAAGCGGCAGAAAATG GTGGGAAGTTCGTGCTGGCCCACATGAAGCGACAGGACACGGGCAAGTGCTACCTGTCGCTGACCAGACAAGGCCTGCCCCTCAAGACACAGCGCACCATCTTCTCCGAGTGCTTCTACCTCATGGCCATGTCCGAGCTACACCGGGCCACTGGCGATGCGCAGTACAGG GAGGAAGCCGTGGCCATGATGAGCCGTATTCTGTGCTGGGTGCGAGAGGACGACTCGGGGCTGGGCCGGGAGAAGCTGGCAGGCAACACTCCGGTCAGTAGTCTGGCCGTGCCCATGATGCTCCTGTGTCTCATCGACCAGCTGACCACCATGGACCCGGCACTGGCCGCCAACTACGACGAGACGGAGCAGTGGTGTCTCGAGGAGGTCAACAAGCACGTGCAG AGGAACGGCACCGTGGTGCTGGAGAACGTGACGCCAGACGGCAAGGAGCTGCCAGGTTCCGCAGGACGGCTAATGACCCCAG GTCACGCCATAGAAGCGGGCTGGTTCCTGCTGCAGATAGCCAAGACCAAAGGGGACAAGACTCTGCAGACCTTAGCCATCGACACCTTCATCACGACCTCCTTCTCGCGCGGCTGGGACCCGGAGTTCGGCGGCCTCTTCTACTTTGTGGACGTGGATGGCGAGTCGCCCGTGCAACTGGAGTGGGACATGAAGCTGTGGTGGGGGCACAACGAGACCATGATCGCCATGCTGATGGCCTACACCGAGACCGGGGACACCAAACTGCTGGCCAACTTTGCTACCGTCTTTGACTACAGTTACTCTCAT TTTGTGGACACAGCTCATGGCGACTGGTATGGCTACCTCAACAGAAGGGGAGAAATCACGCACAAATTCAAAGGGGGTCCTTGGAAAG GGTTCTTCCATTTGCCAAGATGTCTGATGATGTGCGAGAAGATGCTGGAAGACCTCATCAAACGGAAGCAATAA